From one Streptomyces sp. SCSIO 30461 genomic stretch:
- a CDS encoding tetratricopeptide repeat protein, whose protein sequence is MAAPRKPNSRLRDVIAAVDCTYEALARDVRRIAAENGEILQTNKSAISHWVNGTRAASGRVGQYLAEALSRRAGRTITQTEIGLQSSDDEAPAESDPVLAATDLGRADVERRRFLAIAAFTTAGVAMPLGYDHEVTARMLRARTGRSLVGAEDVDVVRQITAAFSAADERLGGGHGLTTVTAYLADTAAPMLRGRFPSEALRRSAFGAVAELAYLAGWKHHDLGQEGAAQRYYQVGYQLACEADPHGHAAWMMRALAHQALSLKQPHHCVDLVEGALRAGLGHVDGQTEALLHITHARAYAATDENPSAARALLAAEDALLRDDGPQPSYSRVSGPAAGTVASHTARTLTDLADHIGTEQQHRDALTRWDPEMYKRVHALTHADLGDSLAAQARADEAVVAWTQALVLMEGMTSDRTRKAITSIRSTLAVYQRRRVPGAADLARRAREALA, encoded by the coding sequence GTGGCAGCGCCGAGAAAACCCAACTCCCGTCTGCGTGACGTCATCGCGGCGGTCGACTGCACCTACGAGGCACTCGCCAGAGACGTGCGGCGCATCGCGGCCGAGAACGGCGAGATCCTCCAGACCAACAAGTCGGCCATCTCGCACTGGGTGAACGGCACCCGCGCCGCGTCGGGCCGGGTGGGTCAGTACCTGGCCGAGGCGCTGTCCCGCCGAGCGGGGCGCACGATCACCCAGACCGAGATCGGCCTCCAGTCCAGCGATGACGAAGCGCCGGCGGAATCCGACCCTGTCCTCGCCGCCACCGACCTGGGCCGCGCCGACGTCGAGCGCCGCCGCTTCCTCGCCATCGCGGCCTTCACCACCGCTGGCGTCGCCATGCCGCTCGGTTACGACCACGAAGTCACCGCCCGCATGCTCCGCGCCCGCACCGGCAGGTCCCTGGTCGGCGCGGAGGACGTGGACGTCGTACGGCAGATCACCGCGGCTTTCAGCGCCGCCGACGAGCGCCTCGGCGGCGGGCACGGCCTGACCACCGTCACCGCGTACCTCGCCGACACAGCCGCCCCCATGCTGCGCGGACGCTTCCCCAGCGAAGCCTTACGCCGGTCCGCCTTCGGCGCCGTCGCCGAACTCGCCTACCTCGCAGGATGGAAGCACCACGACCTTGGCCAGGAAGGCGCCGCCCAGCGCTACTACCAGGTCGGCTACCAGCTCGCTTGCGAAGCCGACCCCCACGGCCACGCCGCCTGGATGATGCGCGCCCTCGCCCACCAGGCCCTCAGCCTCAAGCAGCCCCACCACTGCGTCGACCTCGTCGAAGGCGCCCTCCGCGCAGGTCTTGGCCATGTTGACGGCCAGACCGAGGCGCTCCTCCACATCACCCACGCCCGCGCCTACGCCGCCACCGACGAGAACCCGTCGGCCGCACGCGCCCTGCTCGCCGCCGAGGATGCCCTCCTACGAGACGACGGCCCCCAGCCCAGCTACTCCCGTGTCAGTGGCCCCGCCGCGGGCACCGTGGCCAGCCACACCGCCCGCACCTTGACCGACCTCGCAGACCACATCGGCACCGAGCAGCAGCACCGGGACGCCCTCACCCGTTGGGATCCGGAGATGTACAAGCGTGTCCACGCCCTCACCCACGCCGACCTCGGCGACAGCCTCGCCGCCCAGGCCCGCGCCGACGAGGCCGTAGTTGCCTGGACCCAGGCCCTGGTCCTCATGGAGGGCATGACCTCCGACCGGACCCGGAAGGCGATCACCTCGATCCGCTCCACGCTCGCGGTCTACCAGCGCCGCCGTGTCCCCGGCGCCGCCGATCTCGCCCGCCGCGCCCGCGAAGCCCTCGCCTAA
- a CDS encoding NUDIX domain-containing protein, giving the protein MPNNPADEGNTVTQQTDDQPKALKPALESMTLLVAAVIVHDKATNRVVLLQRSENAKFAQGMWDLPVGKSEPGEPITETAVRELYEETGLKVKPESLKVAHIIHGAWGVEAPNGFLTVVFAAHDWTGEPENREPRKHSQVRWVNADDIPEAFVDTTASALHHYLNNGSEVSLDGWSAA; this is encoded by the coding sequence ATGCCCAACAACCCGGCCGACGAAGGGAACACCGTGACCCAGCAGACCGACGACCAGCCGAAGGCCCTCAAGCCAGCGCTCGAATCGATGACCCTGCTGGTCGCCGCTGTCATCGTCCACGACAAGGCCACCAACCGCGTCGTCCTTCTTCAGCGCAGCGAGAACGCGAAGTTCGCCCAGGGCATGTGGGACCTCCCCGTCGGCAAGAGCGAGCCTGGCGAGCCCATCACCGAAACCGCAGTCCGCGAGCTGTACGAGGAGACCGGCCTCAAGGTGAAGCCCGAATCCCTCAAAGTCGCCCACATCATCCACGGCGCCTGGGGCGTCGAAGCCCCCAACGGCTTCCTCACGGTTGTCTTCGCCGCCCACGACTGGACCGGCGAACCCGAAAACCGCGAACCTCGCAAACACTCCCAGGTCCGCTGGGTCAACGCCGACGACATCCCGGAAGCCTTCGTCGACACCACGGCCAGCGCCCTCCACCACTACCTCAACAATGGCTCGGAGGTCTCTCTTGACGGCTGGTCTGCTGCATGA
- a CDS encoding DUF4276 family protein — protein sequence MTTRILFIGEGSSDNGLVRHVESIAARKGLDASITVPDFGLLPLPTGHSVRDKLRAARKLDGSYDLVVVQRDADRGPAQDRRDEIAEAVRAEWPGLQHVAVVPVRMLEAWLLLDEACLRQVAENPRGRVSLDLPKGTVAEKVADPKQLLKDSLARASEYKGRRLAQFQKRFSQHRLRMLELLDPEGPVAALPSWQHFVKDLDEAFESLSQ from the coding sequence GTGACCACTCGTATTCTCTTCATCGGCGAAGGCAGCAGCGACAACGGCCTCGTACGGCACGTCGAATCCATTGCCGCGCGCAAGGGGCTCGACGCCTCGATAACCGTCCCCGACTTCGGTCTGCTTCCGCTGCCGACTGGCCATTCCGTCCGGGACAAGCTGCGGGCAGCCCGTAAGCTCGACGGGTCCTACGACTTGGTAGTGGTGCAACGGGATGCCGACCGGGGTCCCGCCCAGGACCGCAGGGACGAAATCGCGGAGGCAGTGCGCGCCGAGTGGCCCGGCCTCCAGCACGTCGCTGTGGTGCCCGTCCGCATGCTGGAAGCGTGGTTGCTTCTCGATGAGGCATGTCTGCGCCAGGTCGCCGAAAACCCGCGCGGCCGCGTCAGCCTTGATCTCCCCAAGGGCACTGTGGCGGAAAAAGTCGCCGACCCTAAACAGCTCCTCAAGGACTCGCTGGCGCGGGCAAGCGAGTACAAAGGGCGCCGCCTAGCCCAGTTCCAGAAGCGTTTCTCGCAGCACCGGCTGCGCATGCTCGAACTCCTGGATCCCGAGGGGCCGGTGGCTGCACTTCCGTCGTGGCAGCATTTCGTCAAGGACCTCGACGAGGCGTTCGAGTCTCTCAGCCAATGA
- a CDS encoding AAA family ATPase, whose protein sequence is MLTRIEVHGFKNLLDLSIDFGPFTCIAGENGTGKSNVFDAIQFLSLLADQSMMEAAQEVRGVHGERHGDPRDLFWKGFAPGRHRMRFAAEMIVPTHTQDDFGRAAKATTTFLRYELEVGYQEPSGLDRFGRLTLLHETLSHITKGKAARHLLFPHSAKEFRNSVIQGHRSGAPFISTTIESGESVVKIHQDGGSRGQPKPAAASRAPATVVSTITSSDDPTILAARREMQSWRRLALEPSALRRSDRYVDPQVMGADGSHLPATLFRVAHDTPGADASQVYARVAGRLSDLTGIHIRDLDVDQDEVRQLLTVNVREVAGITLPARSLSEGTLRFLALCVLLEDASVRGLICMEEPENGIHPANLNAMVALVQDLAVDPSEAPGADNPFRQVLINTHSPGVVQLVNRDDLLFADTAIHKAEDGSLNRVLRLRPLAETWRATKTGADFVTKADVLPYLTTPAGAQLTLDWGAA, encoded by the coding sequence ATGCTGACCCGCATCGAAGTCCACGGGTTCAAGAACCTTCTGGACCTATCCATCGATTTCGGCCCCTTCACCTGCATCGCAGGGGAGAATGGCACCGGCAAGTCGAATGTTTTCGATGCCATCCAGTTCCTCTCCCTACTCGCCGACCAATCGATGATGGAGGCGGCCCAGGAGGTTCGGGGCGTACACGGCGAGCGTCATGGTGACCCTCGTGACCTGTTCTGGAAGGGCTTCGCGCCTGGCCGTCACCGGATGCGGTTCGCCGCCGAAATGATCGTCCCGACCCACACTCAGGACGACTTCGGCCGAGCCGCCAAGGCCACAACCACGTTTCTGCGATATGAGCTTGAAGTCGGCTACCAGGAGCCGTCCGGCCTGGACCGTTTCGGCCGCCTCACCCTCCTCCACGAGACGCTAAGCCACATCACCAAGGGCAAGGCCGCCCGGCACCTCCTCTTCCCCCATAGTGCGAAGGAGTTCCGCAACAGCGTCATTCAGGGCCACCGCAGCGGCGCCCCTTTCATCTCGACGACGATTGAATCGGGCGAATCGGTCGTCAAAATCCACCAGGACGGTGGCAGCCGGGGTCAGCCCAAGCCAGCCGCAGCGTCCCGGGCTCCCGCAACCGTCGTCTCCACCATCACCAGCAGCGACGACCCGACCATCCTCGCCGCTCGCCGTGAGATGCAGTCCTGGCGACGACTCGCTCTTGAGCCGTCGGCTCTGCGCAGGTCCGATCGGTACGTCGACCCGCAGGTGATGGGCGCCGACGGCTCCCACCTGCCCGCGACGCTCTTCCGTGTCGCCCACGACACTCCGGGTGCGGATGCCAGCCAGGTCTACGCCAGGGTGGCGGGGCGTCTCTCGGACCTGACGGGAATCCATATCCGTGATCTGGATGTCGATCAGGACGAGGTCCGGCAACTCCTCACGGTCAACGTGCGTGAGGTTGCCGGCATTACGCTGCCTGCTCGCAGTCTCTCTGAAGGGACCCTGCGCTTCCTGGCCCTGTGCGTCCTACTCGAGGACGCGTCCGTGCGCGGCCTGATCTGCATGGAGGAGCCCGAGAACGGCATCCATCCTGCCAACCTCAACGCGATGGTCGCCCTTGTCCAAGACCTTGCCGTCGACCCGTCGGAGGCACCTGGCGCGGACAATCCGTTCCGACAGGTGCTGATCAACACACACTCACCAGGGGTCGTGCAACTCGTCAATCGTGACGACCTCTTGTTCGCCGATACCGCGATCCACAAGGCGGAAGACGGCTCCCTGAATCGAGTACTGCGTTTGCGTCCGCTCGCCGAGACATGGCGCGCCACAAAGACAGGCGCCGACTTCGTGACTAAGGCCGACGTCCTGCCGTACCTCACCACACCTGCCGGAGCGCAGCTCACGCTGGACTGGGGGGCCGCGTGA
- a CDS encoding DUF6000 family protein has protein sequence MPFQHPEEVGYGHVIERYAARKDSGHARYLVLKSGRCLQPEWPHSERFTHHLIDDAATITDAELEALLGYEWRSRLTAGWLIGIGRRAAFRERIGDLLLASEFCFSGSAYCFALARFGTRADAEILASYLDRYLPRTDLRYDQPAALGALLRLDAHLGTHHADRFTQPDGLWDQWVNALAHLHGHPAYTPVERRRWMDLQCDFANSWSRT, from the coding sequence ATGCCGTTCCAACACCCCGAGGAGGTCGGCTACGGCCACGTGATCGAGCGCTACGCGGCAAGGAAGGACTCGGGCCACGCACGCTACCTCGTCCTGAAAAGCGGTCGATGCCTGCAGCCCGAGTGGCCTCACAGCGAACGTTTCACCCATCACCTCATCGACGACGCGGCCACGATCACCGATGCCGAGCTGGAGGCCCTCCTTGGCTACGAGTGGCGCTCACGCCTCACCGCCGGTTGGTTGATCGGCATAGGCCGACGCGCCGCGTTCCGCGAACGCATCGGAGACCTGCTCCTGGCCAGCGAGTTCTGCTTCTCCGGCAGCGCCTACTGCTTCGCTCTGGCCCGCTTCGGCACCCGCGCGGACGCCGAGATCCTCGCCTCCTACCTGGACCGCTACCTCCCCCGCACCGACCTCCGCTACGACCAACCCGCAGCCCTCGGCGCCCTCCTCCGGCTCGATGCCCACCTTGGCACCCACCATGCAGACCGCTTCACCCAGCCTGACGGTCTCTGGGATCAGTGGGTCAACGCCCTGGCCCACCTCCATGGCCACCCCGCCTACACCCCCGTCGAGCGTCGCCGCTGGATGGACCTCCAATGCGACTTCGCCAACAGCTGGTCGCGCACGTAG
- a CDS encoding HEAT repeat domain-containing protein yields the protein MTAHIKTLVQQLDGKADESYDARAELIWIGTDAIPAIINGLPSLGGFGQLTAIEVFEEVGDPCCGPALIGLLGSDNPTVREWAAMALASLEIDGAIEPLRRAYRACLEQATPPDWTESVGIRWALTELGARTPVVPPLTARLRAATADDAPGWPSTHFTEIINDLADHAQVILYSQFWRVDASGTYGISGTGLDWALDWTAPWEHLVEESRTWSLLEASEAPAGDNIFVAPTWIDRTDLYSER from the coding sequence ATGACCGCCCACATCAAGACACTCGTCCAGCAGCTCGACGGCAAGGCCGACGAGTCCTACGACGCCCGCGCGGAGCTGATCTGGATCGGCACCGACGCCATACCCGCCATCATCAACGGCCTGCCTTCCCTCGGCGGCTTCGGTCAGCTGACCGCCATCGAGGTCTTCGAGGAGGTGGGCGATCCCTGTTGCGGCCCCGCTCTCATCGGTCTGCTGGGCAGCGACAACCCGACCGTCCGCGAATGGGCGGCCATGGCCCTGGCGAGCCTGGAGATCGACGGCGCCATCGAGCCCCTGCGCCGCGCCTACCGCGCCTGCCTGGAACAGGCGACCCCACCGGACTGGACCGAGTCCGTCGGCATCCGCTGGGCGCTGACCGAACTCGGCGCACGCACCCCCGTCGTCCCACCGCTCACCGCACGCCTACGAGCCGCCACCGCGGACGACGCCCCTGGCTGGCCTTCGACCCACTTCACCGAGATCATCAACGACCTCGCCGACCATGCCCAGGTGATCCTCTACTCCCAGTTCTGGCGCGTGGACGCCAGCGGCACGTACGGCATCTCCGGCACTGGCCTGGACTGGGCACTCGACTGGACCGCGCCCTGGGAGCACCTGGTCGAAGAATCCCGCACCTGGTCCCTGCTGGAAGCCTCCGAAGCCCCCGCCGGCGACAACATCTTCGTCGCCCCCACCTGGATCGACCGTACCGACCTGTACTCGGAAAGGTGA
- a CDS encoding CPCC family cysteine-rich protein — protein sequence MSDSYPCPCCGHRVLGAMPGSYEICPVCFWEDDGVQFRWPTMSGGANKVSLIEAQRNYQDFGACDQQGRRYVRPPATDEPLDPAWRPIDLTRDSFEDWAAQDRAPWPDDRSVLCWWLPTFWRREHSAS from the coding sequence GTGAGCGACTCCTACCCCTGCCCGTGCTGCGGGCACCGCGTGCTGGGCGCGATGCCCGGCTCGTACGAGATCTGCCCCGTCTGCTTCTGGGAGGACGACGGGGTCCAGTTCCGCTGGCCGACCATGTCCGGAGGGGCGAACAAGGTCTCCCTGATCGAGGCCCAGCGGAACTACCAGGACTTCGGAGCCTGCGACCAGCAAGGCCGGCGGTACGTCCGCCCGCCGGCGACGGACGAGCCGCTCGACCCCGCCTGGCGCCCCATCGACCTGACACGGGACTCCTTCGAGGACTGGGCGGCCCAGGACCGCGCCCCGTGGCCTGACGACCGTTCGGTGCTCTGCTGGTGGCTGCCCACCTTCTGGCGCCGGGAGCACTCCGCGTCATGA
- the ltrA gene encoding group II intron reverse transcriptase/maturase produces MHSGSAPAERSGRSAHSTEDVHRDQESLLWEWMLSKENLLAALNRVEMNRGAPGVDGMTTAELRPWLLVNWPVVRGELDAGTYRPAPVRQVIIGKPGGGERMLGVPRVLDRLIQQAIAQVLVPIFDPEFSGSSFGFRPGRSAHQAVRVARRAIEDGHRWVVDLDLDRFFDRVQHDVLMARVARRVGDRQVLRLIRRYLDAGIMVDGVRQPSEEGTPQGSPLSPVLSNIMLDDLDRELFKRGHRFVRYADDVRVFVRSRRAAHRVLDSVTTVVEQRLKLKVNRDKSKVVPASVMTMLGFGFYFVRGGKVRVRADPKALARWKVRIKELSSRRWSIAMDERIAKINRFTTGWMGYFQLADTPKVFQELDKWLHRRMRQIRWKEWKRYAARRRNLRALGIPERSAREWAVSSKGYWRIAGSVVLQRALPTSYWDDLGLHMLKPTWQRLRSAR; encoded by the coding sequence GTGCATTCCGGAAGTGCCCCGGCGGAGCGCAGTGGCCGGTCGGCGCACTCCACGGAGGACGTTCACCGCGATCAGGAGTCCTTGCTTTGGGAGTGGATGCTCTCGAAGGAGAACCTGCTCGCGGCGCTCAACCGTGTCGAGATGAACCGGGGTGCTCCCGGGGTGGACGGGATGACCACGGCGGAACTTCGCCCGTGGCTGCTCGTCAACTGGCCCGTTGTGCGGGGTGAACTCGACGCGGGCACCTACCGGCCGGCGCCGGTCCGTCAGGTGATCATCGGCAAGCCTGGCGGCGGCGAGCGGATGCTGGGGGTGCCGCGGGTGCTGGACCGCTTGATCCAGCAGGCCATCGCGCAAGTGCTCGTGCCCATTTTCGACCCGGAGTTCTCGGGGTCGTCCTTCGGGTTCCGTCCCGGCCGGTCCGCCCATCAGGCGGTGCGGGTCGCGCGGCGGGCCATCGAGGACGGTCACCGGTGGGTCGTGGACCTCGATCTGGACCGGTTCTTCGACCGGGTTCAGCACGATGTCCTGATGGCACGGGTCGCGCGCAGGGTCGGTGACCGCCAGGTCTTGAGGCTGATTCGCCGGTATCTGGACGCCGGGATCATGGTGGACGGCGTGAGACAGCCGAGCGAGGAAGGGACCCCGCAGGGCTCCCCGCTCTCGCCTGTCTTGTCGAACATCATGCTCGACGACCTCGACCGGGAGTTGTTCAAGCGCGGTCATCGGTTCGTGCGTTACGCCGACGACGTGCGCGTCTTCGTGCGGAGCAGACGAGCCGCCCACAGAGTGCTCGACTCGGTCACGACCGTGGTCGAGCAGCGGCTGAAATTGAAGGTCAACCGGGACAAGTCGAAGGTGGTCCCAGCTTCCGTCATGACGATGCTGGGGTTCGGCTTCTACTTCGTCCGGGGCGGGAAGGTCAGAGTCCGGGCCGATCCGAAGGCGCTCGCGCGCTGGAAGGTGCGGATCAAGGAGCTGAGCTCGCGCCGGTGGAGTATCGCGATGGATGAACGCATCGCGAAGATCAACCGCTTCACCACTGGCTGGATGGGCTACTTCCAGCTCGCGGACACCCCCAAGGTGTTCCAGGAGCTGGACAAGTGGTTGCACCGCAGGATGCGGCAGATCCGCTGGAAGGAATGGAAGCGCTACGCGGCCAGACGCCGGAACCTGCGCGCGCTCGGGATCCCTGAGCGGTCCGCCCGTGAATGGGCGGTCAGCAGCAAGGGGTACTGGCGGATCGCGGGCTCGGTCGTTCTCCAGCGGGCCCTGCCCACCTCCTACTGGGACGACCTGGGTCTGCACATGCTCAAGCCGACCTGGCAACGGCTGAGATCAGCTCGATGA
- a CDS encoding IS4 family transposase, which yields MAVRLVDRVVLGDLTAVYPPELVDVVLSKTESREARVRLLPARLMVYFMLGKALFSPDPYREVLRKLAEPARRDGGWGGWRIPDKAAVFRARKNLGVAPLRELLAQVGPGVADESTPGAFWRGLRLMAIDGTTLEVADTAANEEALGRPAARTGGPSGYPLARVVALIESGTHVVTDAEVGHYRSGERGLAAELARSLRPGMLVLADRGLPGVHLWKQLAATGADLLWRVPKLWKLTPEQVLADGSWIATVHGGRGRSRQPVQDVRVRVVEYVLDDAGRAPDEHYRLATTLMDPTAAPGRELAALYAERWEAETTLAEWKTTQIGSGNVLTSKSPDLVEQEIYAHLAVHTALRSLMHTAALHHATPIDPDRLSFAAALRAARRSVTSLTGAFPP from the coding sequence GTGGCTGTTCGGCTGGTGGACCGTGTGGTGTTGGGAGACCTGACGGCGGTTTATCCGCCGGAGTTGGTGGATGTGGTCCTGTCCAAGACGGAGTCGCGGGAGGCCCGGGTCCGGCTGTTACCTGCGCGGCTGATGGTGTACTTCATGCTCGGCAAGGCGTTGTTCTCCCCGGATCCGTACCGGGAGGTGCTGCGCAAGCTGGCGGAGCCGGCCCGGCGGGATGGCGGGTGGGGTGGGTGGCGCATCCCGGACAAGGCAGCGGTTTTCCGGGCGCGGAAGAACCTCGGTGTCGCCCCGTTGCGTGAGCTGTTGGCACAGGTGGGGCCGGGAGTGGCGGACGAGTCGACGCCGGGGGCGTTCTGGCGGGGACTGCGGTTGATGGCGATCGACGGCACCACGCTCGAGGTGGCCGACACTGCGGCCAACGAGGAGGCGTTGGGTCGGCCGGCGGCCCGGACGGGGGGACCGTCGGGGTACCCACTGGCCCGGGTGGTGGCGCTGATCGAGTCCGGGACGCATGTGGTCACCGATGCCGAGGTCGGGCATTACCGGTCCGGTGAACGGGGCCTGGCGGCCGAGCTCGCCCGCAGCCTGCGGCCGGGGATGCTGGTACTGGCAGACCGGGGCCTGCCCGGGGTGCATCTGTGGAAGCAGCTCGCGGCAACCGGCGCCGACCTGCTGTGGCGGGTGCCCAAGCTGTGGAAACTGACACCCGAACAGGTCCTCGCGGACGGTTCGTGGATCGCCACCGTGCACGGCGGCCGGGGCCGCAGCAGGCAACCGGTCCAGGACGTGCGCGTCCGGGTGGTCGAGTACGTCCTGGACGATGCCGGCCGCGCCCCGGACGAGCACTACCGACTCGCCACCACGCTCATGGACCCAACCGCGGCCCCAGGCCGGGAACTGGCCGCGCTGTACGCGGAGCGGTGGGAAGCGGAGACCACCCTGGCCGAATGGAAGACCACCCAGATCGGCTCCGGCAACGTGCTGACCAGCAAGAGCCCCGACCTGGTAGAGCAAGAGATCTACGCGCACCTGGCCGTTCACACCGCACTGCGGTCCCTGATGCACACCGCAGCCCTCCACCACGCCACCCCGATCGATCCCGACCGGCTGTCCTTCGCCGCCGCCCTGCGCGCCGCCCGCCGCAGCGTCACTTCGCTGACCGGCGCTTTTCCCCCCTGA
- a CDS encoding ISAs1 family transposase, with product MFVPPSSPVTAPLSSPPRLEALVSGAVRDQVRSLVAGFESVTDPRGACGVRYRLSSLLALVVCAMTPAGHDSITAAAEWCRRATPEELAAFGLPYHPLLGCYRVPSEKTLRTVLGRLDPGEISAAGYGHLRPVLSAQPHPTPLMPNGGIEREQRRAHRSAVLAEPVRSRRRALAVDGKCLRGARRPDGSRVFVLSAVRHGDGTTLASREISAKTNEIPEFQPLLDQIDDADLAGAVVTADALHAQRDHATYLHKRGAHYLLTIKNNQRGQARQLHALPWKDIPVIHRDDARGHGRHEQRIVQVVTVAGLLFPYAAQALRIKRRRRLYSAKKWSSETVYAITDLPAEEANAAEIASWARGHWTVENTVHWCRDVTFNEDKSQVRTHNAPAVLAALRDLIRSALKLAGYVNIAAGRRAHTERPRVLALYGIT from the coding sequence GTGTTCGTTCCTCCATCATCCCCTGTCACTGCTCCCCTCTCTTCTCCGCCCCGCCTGGAGGCCCTCGTCTCAGGTGCCGTGCGGGACCAAGTCCGCAGCCTGGTCGCCGGGTTCGAGTCGGTCACCGACCCCCGAGGAGCCTGCGGGGTGCGCTACCGACTCTCCTCCCTGCTGGCCCTGGTGGTCTGCGCGATGACACCGGCGGGCCACGACTCCATCACCGCGGCAGCGGAGTGGTGCCGACGTGCCACCCCCGAGGAACTGGCCGCCTTCGGCCTGCCCTACCACCCGCTCCTCGGCTGCTACCGGGTCCCAAGCGAGAAAACCCTGCGCACCGTCCTGGGGCGTCTGGATCCCGGCGAGATCAGCGCGGCCGGCTACGGCCACCTCCGGCCTGTGCTGTCCGCCCAGCCCCACCCGACACCGCTCATGCCCAACGGCGGCATCGAACGCGAACAGCGCCGCGCGCACCGGTCCGCCGTCCTCGCCGAACCGGTGCGCTCCCGACGCCGGGCCCTCGCAGTAGACGGCAAGTGCCTGCGCGGCGCACGCCGCCCAGACGGCAGCCGGGTCTTCGTCCTCTCCGCCGTCCGGCACGGCGACGGCACCACCCTCGCCTCCCGCGAGATCAGCGCGAAGACCAACGAAATACCGGAGTTCCAACCCTTGCTCGACCAGATCGACGACGCCGACCTCGCCGGGGCCGTCGTCACCGCCGACGCCCTCCACGCCCAACGTGACCACGCCACCTACCTGCACAAACGCGGCGCCCACTACCTGCTGACCATCAAGAACAACCAGCGGGGCCAGGCCCGTCAACTCCATGCCCTGCCCTGGAAGGACATCCCCGTGATCCACCGCGACGACGCGCGAGGGCACGGCCGCCACGAGCAGCGGATCGTCCAGGTCGTCACCGTCGCGGGCCTGCTCTTTCCGTACGCGGCCCAGGCCCTGCGTATCAAGCGCCGTCGCCGTCTGTACAGCGCGAAGAAGTGGTCCAGCGAGACCGTCTACGCCATCACCGACCTGCCCGCCGAGGAAGCGAACGCAGCCGAGATCGCGTCCTGGGCTCGCGGGCACTGGACGGTGGAAAATACCGTCCACTGGTGTCGAGATGTCACCTTCAACGAGGACAAGTCCCAGGTCAGGACCCACAACGCGCCCGCCGTACTCGCTGCCCTCCGCGACCTGATCCGCAGCGCGCTCAAGCTCGCCGGCTACGTCAACATCGCCGCCGGACGACGAGCCCACACCGAGCGCCCCCGCGTCCTAGCCCTCTACGGCATCACATGA